The following are encoded in a window of Hemitrygon akajei chromosome 24, sHemAka1.3, whole genome shotgun sequence genomic DNA:
- the LOC140715708 gene encoding probable G-protein coupled receptor 139 codes for MVRDRGIGKSNVPATGKGVFSLAPYIFSKNPWITADTRISYLLKTIQPVYYPVLALVAFPVNVLTIVVLSRGKCGLSKGVTRYLIAMATADLLVVILDLVLRHITIVYWEVFIFLMNIPVCNVHAALLYAANDCSVWFTVMFTFDRFVAIRCQNLKAKYCTGRTAAVVLGIVATLSCLKNIFWYFLLSGIYGMSNMPWFCQAKYSVMISLSWTVVEFGNFLFTPVIPFVVILLLNVLTIRQVLVASRARKRLWSRSRGDINKDPEMENRRKSLILLLVVSANFIVLWMLFVVHIVWKRLVYLRRPSVGYITGATTTPPSTLSELGYMLQLLSCCTNTALYALTQSKFRQQMGEVVKSPFTRFLR; via the exons ATGGTTCGGGATCGAGGAATAGGAAAATCGAATGTTCCAGCGACGGGGAAGGGTGTCTTTAGCCTGGCTCCCTATATTTTTTCGAAAAATCCTTGGATCACAGCAGACACACGGATCTCGTATTTACTCAAGACAATTCAGCCCGTCTACTATCCCGTTCTCGCTTTGGTTGCATTTCCGG TGAACGTGCTGACGATTGtggtcctgtcccggggaaagtgcggtctttcTAAAGGAGTCACTCGTTATCTGATAGCCATGGCTACAGCCGATCTCCTAGTTGTTATCTTAGACCTGGTATTGAGGCATATTACGATTGTTTATTGGGAAGTGTTTATTTTCCTGATGAACATCCCCGTGTGCAATGTCCACGCCGCCCTACTTTACGCAGCCaacgactgttccgtctggttcaccgtcatgttcaccTTTGACCGATTTGTAGCTATTCGCTGTCAGAATCTGAAAGctaaatattgcaccgggagaaCGGCAGCTGTGGTTCTGGGGATTGTGGCCACGTTGAGCTGTTTAAAGAACATATTCTGGTATTTTTTGCTCTCGGGAATATATGGGATGTCCAACATGCCTTGGTTTTGCCAAGCAAAATATTCTGTCATGATCTCCTTGTCCTGGACCGTAGTTGAATTCGGCAACTTCCTCTTTACACCTGTCATCCCGTTCGTGGTCATTCTTCTACTCAATGTTTTGACCATCAGACAAGTGCTAGTGGCGAGCAGAGCCCGGAAGAGACTCTGGAGTCGCAGTAGAGGGGATATTAACAAGGACCCGGAAATGGAGAACCGTAGGAAGTCGCTCATTTTACTGTTGGTCGTGTCGGCGAATTTCATCGTGTTGTGGATGCTTTTTGTTGTACACATTGTGTGGAAGCGTTTGGTTTATTTACGTCGACCATCTGTGGGGTATATTACGGGCGCGACTACGACCCCACCTTCGACCTTGTCGGAGCTAGGCTACATGCTGCAGCtactgagctgctgcacaaacacggctctttacgcGTTGACCCAGAGCAAGTTCAGGCAGCAGATGGGGGAGGTAGTGAAATCTCCATTCACCCGCTTTCTGAGATAA